AAGAGAGAGATCTGTCCTTCTGGgatcctgactgactgactgtgtgtgtctgtgtgacagacTCTGTGAGTGTCCGAGGTGTGTGACCTCAACCAGCAACCATGCCCATCCTAAAGCAGCTGGTATCTGGTTCGTCCCAGACCAAACAGCGCCGCTCCCGGATGGACCTGACCCGGGAGATGATCAGCGCTCCCCTGGGGGACTTCCGCCACACCATGCACGTGGGTCGCAGCGGGGACGCCTTCGGGGacacctctttcctctccacCCACTCCGGGGAGGCCCCCCACCAGGCCGAACCCCAGGCCCATCCCCACTCCCCCCGCCCGGGGCTTTTATCCAGAACCTTCCGCAGCAGCAAACGCTCCCAGTCCGTCACCAGAGTGGACCAGAGAGACTGCTCGCTAGCGCCACCCGGTGGCTCGCCCACCTTCGTGAAGAACGCCATGTCTCTCCCCTTCCTCAATGATGAAAACGGTGACCATGTTGATGGAGGACACAGGGTGCCGAAGAGCCTCTCGTCCAGCCCACTGAAACAACTGAATGAGCAGGATGGAGGTGGAGGTACCAGGCCGTCTAATGGGGCCGCTGCTGGGGCCCGATCTCTGGAGCTGGATGAGAGGAGCTTTGGGGAGCTGACTGACCTGCCAAGCCCCAGCCGCGGGTACTACGGAGGAGGGATGAAGCACGCTGTGTCGGTCATGTCGTTCCACATCGACCTGGGGCCCTCCATGTTGGGGGACATCCTGGGGGTGATGGAGAAGGAGGATGATGATCTGGGATACGAGGAGGGGAAGAGCAGTGAGGGACGGGCCTCTCCTACACTACTCCtggggagggaggtgggaggagaggaggagggagaagaagaggaacCGGAAGCTGAGCTACTGCAGCTGCAGGAGGAGGCGGTCCCTGTACCTGTGAGTCCAACCAGCTCTGTAGAACCTGAGGTGGGAGAGGACGAGGGTGCACCCTACACCCCAGAGTACACCCCAGAGCCCCGCCCTAAACACCTGCAGCACCGATTAGATACCTGTTCTGTGTCCAGCTCCGCCTCTGGCTCCGCCCACGTGGAGCAGGAGAAACCAGACGGACAGCTCCACGGGGGAGATACAAACAGCGCCACTTTCAGCGCACCACCTGAGGAAGAGGAGCTGGGAAAGTTTTCTTCCTTCTTGGAGGACGAGGATGATGAGATCCGTGTATGAAACGAGACGTACAAGCTCAAACCATATATGGAGCGGATGAGTGTGGATTAATACAGATGGATAGATTCTATACTGAGTGGATATGGATGAGTACAGATGGATAGATTCTATACTGAGTGGATATGGATTAATACAGATGGATAGATTCTATACTGAGTGGATATGGATTAATACAGATGGATAGATTCTATACTGAGTGGATATGGATGAGTACAGATGGATAGATTCTATACTGAGTGGATATGGATTAATACAGATGGATAGATTCTATACTGAGTGGATATGGATTAATACAGATGGATAGATTCTATACTGAGTGGATATGGATGAGTACAGATGGATAGATTCTATACTGAGTGGATATGGATGAGTACAGATGGATAGATTCTATACTGAGTGGATATGGATGAGTACAGATGGATATGGATGAGTACAGATGGATAGATTCTATACTGAGTGGATATTGATGAGTACAGATGGATAGATTCTATACTGAGTGGACATGGATGAGTACAGATGGATAGATTCTATACTGAGTGGATATGGATGAGTACAGATGGATAGATTCTATACTGAGTGGATATGGATGAGTACAGATGGATAGATTCTATACTGAGTGGATATGGATGAGTACAGATGGATAGATTCTATACTGAATGGATATGGATGAGTACAGATGGATAGATTCAGTACTGAGTGGATATGGATGAGTACAGATGGATAGATTCAGTACTGTATAAAGTCAACTCTATAAAGCCCCACATCACAACAGAGACGTATAGACTGGATGGCTTACATGGGGCTGTGGACGACGTGTTGAGTTGATACAGGAATGAATTAATTACTACTGTGGATGAAACTACTCTATAAAGGCCCATATTATGACAGAGATGTACAGTCTATACTGGGTGGATATGGATCACAGTGCAGTAGCAGTACCTCCTCTGGTAGTGTGGATGATGTGTTTATACAACAACAAACTAAGATTGTGGATGAAACTGTACTCTGTCTAGTCTGGATAGAAGGGTTGTAGTACAGCAGCACCTCTGTCTAGTCTGGATAGAAGGGTTGTAGTACAGCAGCACCTCTGTCTAGTCTGGATAGAAGGGTTGTAGTACAGCACCTCCTCTGTCTAGTCTGGATAGAAGGGTTGTAGTACAGCACCTCCTCTGTCTAGTCTGGATAGAAGGGTTGTAGTACAGCAGCACCTCTGTCTAGTCTGGATAGAAGGGTTGTAGTACAGCACCTCCTCTGTCTAGTCTGGATAGAAGGGTTGTAGTACAGCACCTCCTCTGTCTAGTCTGGATAGAAGGGTTGTAGTACAGCACCTCCTCTGTCTAGTCTGGATAGAAGGGTTGTAGTACAGCACCTCCTCTGTCTAGTCTGGATAGAAGGGTTGTAGTACAGCGCCTCCTCTGTCTAGTCTGGATAGAAGGGTTGTAGTACAGCACCTCCTCTGTCTAGTCTGGATAGAAGGGTTGTAGTACAGCGCCTCCTCTGTCTAGTCTGGATAGAAGGGTTGTAGTACAGCACCTCCTCTGTCTAGTCTGGATAGAAGGGTTGTAGTACAGCACCTCCTCTGTCTAGTCTGGATAGAAGGGTTGTAGTACAGCACTTCCTCTGGTAGTGTGGATAGAAGGGTTGTAGTACAGCACTTCCTCTGGTAGTGTGGATAGAAGGGTTGTAGTACAGCACCTCCTGTCTAGTCTGGATAGAAGGGTTGTAGTACAGCACCTCCTCTGTCTAGTCTGGATAGAAGGGTTGTAGTACAGCACCTCCTCTGTCTAGTCTGGATAGAAGGGTTGTAGTACAGCACTTCCTCTGGTAGTGTGGATGACGTGTTGAATTAAATAGAAGAAGAAACTGCTCCCTCTGTCCTTCCTGTGAGAATACAAACATCTGGACTTAGTCATGTGGACTGGGATCTGTGGACTGGGATCTGTGGACTGGGATCTGTGGACTGGGATCTGTGGACTGGGGATCTGTAGACATGGGATCTGTAGACATGGGATCTGTAGACATGGGATCTGTGAACTGGGATCCTGCTTCAGGGAGAAAGGGGAAGACAGTCTGTAGGACACTGGCTCCTTCTGGATGAATAGAAACTCCATCTGTTACATACAGAACAGCTTGCTAacttctccctcacacacaccacattacagctactgtctgtctgtctgtacactgagagAACTCACATGGAAGAGCAGTCCAAGTGTGTGAACTCGTGAATTTAGGAGAGACCCTTAAGAAAAGAACATGTTGATAAACATGACTTTATTAAGCCTCTGTCCAGTGCTATTCATTCCCTTTACTTGtgtcataataataataagggCTTTTCTTCCTTGATAATCTGTGCCATTTCATATGATGTAGCTCCTCTCTTGTTCTGTGCTCCTCTCTGCCTGGTAAGTGGAACTGTGTTGGTGTAATCAAGTAGTCTGGCCGGAACAGAGAGCTACTGTTACCGCGGTGATGGGgacctggctgcctgtctgtcacAATAAAAGGCTTGTGTTGTGTGTATCACTCCACCAGCTGTGATGAGGCTTTTTCCATGCTAGAGCCTGGTAGAGAATATTTACTAGAGCCTGCTACCTATAACATCGTGACTAGAGCCTTCTAGCTATAACATTGTGCCAAGAGCCTGCTAGCTGTAGCATTGTGACTAGAGCCTGCTAGCTACAATATTGTGACTAGAGCCTGCAAGCTACAATATTGTGACTAGAGCCTGCTAGCTGTAGCATTGTGACTAGAGCCTGCTAGCTAAAACATTGTGACTAGAGCCTGCTAGCTACAACATTGTGACTAGAGCCTGCTAGCTACAACATTGTGACTAGAGCCTGCTAGCTACAACATTGTGACTAGAGCCTGCTAGCTACAACATTGTGACTAGAGCCTGCTAGCTACAACATTGTGACTAGAGCCTGCTAGCTACAACATTGTGACTAGAGCCTGCTAGCTACAACATTGTGACTAGAGCCTGCTAGCTACAACATTGTGACTAGAGCCTGCTAGCTACAACATTGTGACTAGAGCCTGCTAGCTACAACATTGTGACTAGAGCCTGCTAGCTACAACATTGTGACTAGAGCCTGCTAGCTACAACATTGTGACTAGAGCCTGCTAGCTACAACATTGTGACTAGAGCCTGCTAGCTACAACATTGTGACTAGAGCCTGCTAGCTACAACATTGTGACTAGAGCCTGCTAGCTACAACATTGTGACTAGAGCCTGCTAGCTACAACATTGTGACTAGAGCCTGCTAGCTACAACATTGTGACTAGAGCCTGCTAGCTACAACATTGTGACTAGAGCCTGCTAGCTACAACATTGTGACTAGAGCCTGCTAGCTACAACATTGTGACTAGAGCCTGCTAGCTACAACATTGTGACTAGAGCCTGCTAGCTACAACATTGTGACTAGAGCCTGCTAGCTACAACATTGTGACTAGAGCCTGCTAGCTACAACATTGTGACTAGAGCCTGCTAGCTACAACATTGTGACTAGAGCCTGCTAGCTACAACATTGTGACTAGAGCCTGCTAGCTACAACATTGTGACTAGAGCCTGCTAGCTACAACATTGTGACTAGAGCCTGCTAGCTACAACATTGTGACTAGAGCCTGCTAGCTACAACATTGTGACTAGAGCCTGCTAGCTACAACATTGTGACTAGAGCCTGCTAGCTACAACATTGTGACTAGAGCCTGCTAGCTACAACATTGTGACTAGAGCCTGCTAGCTACAACATTGTGACTAGAGCCTGCTAGCTACAACATTGTGACTAGAGCCTGCTAGCTACAACATTGTGACTAGAGCCTGCTAGCTACAACATTGTGACTAGAGCCTGCTAGCTACAACATTGTGACTAGAGCCTGCTAGCTACAACATTGTGACTAGAGCCTGCTAGCTACAACATTGTGACTAGAGCCTGCTAGCTACAACATTGTGACTAGAGCCTGCTAGCTACACTattgttcaaaagtttgtggtcacttagaaatgtccttgttttccatgaaaacatacctgaattgagttgcaaaatgaataggaaatatagtcaaggttataaataatgattttaattgaaaaaatagtgtccttcaaactttgctttcgtcaaagaatcctccatttgcagcaatttcagccttgcagacctttggcattctagttgtcaatttgttgaggtaaccccatgcttcctgaagcacctcccacaaattggattggcttgatggacACTTCTTACGTACtgtacggtcaagctgctcccagaacagctcaatagggtaaagatctggtgactgtgctggccattCCATTATAGatagaataccagctgactgcttcttccctaaatagttcttgcatagtttggagctgtgctatgggtcattgtcctgttgtaggaggaactTGACTCCAATTAAGTGCTGTCCACAGGGAATGACAtggtgttgcaaaatggagtgatagccttccttcttcaagatcccttttaccctgtacaaatctcccactttaccaccaccaaaacatcacattgcctccaccatgcttgactgttggCGTCAAGcaatcctccagcatcttttcattttttctgcgtttCATGAATGTTTCAAACTCAGATtagtccataacacttttttcaaatcttcctctgtccagtgtctgttattttcccaatcttaatcttttctttttattggccagtctgagatatggctttttctttgcaactctgcctagaaggccagcatcccggagtcgcctcttcactgttgatgttgagactggtgttttgcgggtactatttaatgaagctgccagttgaggacgtgtgaggcatctgtttctcaaactagactctctaatgtacttgtccccttgctcagttgtgcaccggggcctcccactcctattctggttagcgccagtttgcactgttctgtgaagggagtagtacacagcgttgtacgagatcttcagtttcttggcaatttctcgcatggccTTCATGAAGAGCCATTGCTTAATTTCTCAGaccaagaatagactgacaagtttcagaagaaagtcctttgtttctggccattttgagcctgtaatcgaaccctcAAGTgcagatgctccagatactcaactagtctagaaggccagttttattgcttctttaatcaggacaacagttttcagctgtgctaacataattgcaaaaggctttTCTAATGACCTGAATTAGTTAAcaaaacgtgccattggaacacaggagtgataggtGCTGATAATGGggctctgtacgcctatgtagatattctattaaacttttgaacagtagtgtttaGCATCTTGACTAGAGCCTGCTCCCTATAACATCGTGACTGGAGCCTGCTGCCTGTAGCATCGTGACTAGAGCCTGCTAGCTATAGCATCGTGACTAGAGCATGCCAGCTATAGCATCTTGACTAGAGCCTGCTACCTATAACAACATTTGTGACTAGAGCCTGCTAGCTACAGCATCTTGACTAGAGCCTGCTAGCTACAGCATCTTGACTAGAGCCTGCTAGCTATAGCATCTTGACTACAGCCTGCTAGCTATAGCATCTTGACTAGAGCCTGCTAGCTATAACATCTTGACTAGAGCCTGCTAGCTATAACATCTTGACTAGAGCCTGCTAGCTATAGCATCTTGACTAGCGCCTGCTAGCTATAGCATCTTGACTAGAGCCTGCTAGCTATAGCATCTTGACTAGAGCCTGCTAGCTGTCAGAACGATATAATCATCTAGTTAGTTCATTGTTACATCAACACCAGTTCTGTTTCACATTCTAACTGACATTTTCCTCACATTATCAGTGTCATGTTACACACGTTCATTACTGTGACATGGTACACACGTTCATTACTGTGACATGGTACACACGTTCATTACTGTGACATGGTACACACGTTCATTACTGTGACATGGTACACATGTTCATTGCTGTGACAAAGTAACCTATTTGTCTGTTGGTGTTTGTGCCTCAACCTCTTGTCATTTCCTGTAATAAAGTGGACTGTGGGCGGGAGGAGATGTTCCTCTGTTTACCTAGCGTTGAGAGTTTAGCCTTAACTCTCCCAGCCTGATGCTGTTGGTTAACTAGCGTTAGCAGGGTCGTAAAGCAGACGGATGGAAGCATAGGACCTTGTGGCGATTATCAAACACTGGTTACAGCAGGACGTTTAGAGCAGAGAGAAGTGTGTGTACACCAAACTGaagaggggaggtgtgtgtgtgtgtgtgtgttcctctttctccacctgcAGATCAGGTTAGATCCGTTTTGTGAAATTCGGATGCAAATTCCCTGCTTCTATTTGCCTATGATTTGTCCATATTTCTCTGCAATGAAAATCCTTCTGCAAGTGTGTGTCAGTCAGGTTCTACAATCATGTCAGAGCTAACAGGCTACAGAGTGTCTGATAATAACAGCTAACCACTTCCTTCCTTCCCCACTTAAAAAGAGAGGTAGAAACTGTTCATAGCTGCAGTAGTGTAGTGCACCTGGCCGGACTGCATCAACATGTCTGTTGCATTCCatatggctccctgttccctacattGGGCCCTGTAGGCCCGGGTCCAagatagggtaccatttgggatgctgttCTCACTCACCTCTAGGGCCCTCACTAGGACAGTCCAGCTGTCTCACTATTGAACTGGACCTTTTtagtgttcattagggcacaccgtagcaaaatgttttgcaatagAAAATTAACATTTGTGTTATTGGAGACGTTCAGGTAGAATCTCTCCATTTtaaatttgttgttgttgttgaaccaCACCGACGCATCAGCAAGCTCTGCTGTGTTTAAACCAGACGCtaactgtgttgtggtctgtAACATGTTGATGATGCTTTGTGTctggacatacagacagagaataTCTGTTAAAATGACTATTTAATTACACAAAGTGTTAATGAAAGACGTGTATaaacaggggcgcaactttcactgggaacAGGGGGGGACATttccccccccacattctgaaattgtatttttgtccCCTCCCCcacccagttttatcattggaacgTGATACTaaacgaggcaacggtgtgctttaggacatgcggacgcctccgagaggttgggtaggctgtttggagtgtttatctgacTGGATACATTTTGTTTTTGACATGTCCTCCccaacttctaaaaccaaagaTTCGCCCCTGTGTATAAATATGTGTGTCTGGCTTCAGAAAGAAAAGCATTATTGAAGAAGACGACTTCTTCACAGGTATCTTATCTGTACAGGGATGCATTAAGGTGGCTGACTGTTAGTGACGTCTATATTAATTCTCAGTCATAACTCAGTCTACGTCCCAAATCGCAACATATTTCCGATACAGTGACCTACTTTTTACCATAATCCATAGGGAATAACCCGGGTccattcatcccaaatggcacccttttccctatatagtgcactagggaccagaagtagtgtactgtaacgggaatagggtgccattttggacgaaTCCTAAGACTGACCAATGAGCATCAAGTAATGTCCTAAGACTGACCAATGAGCATCAAGTAATGTAATCACAAATAACTTTGGTTCTGGAGCTCAGAGTTATGAGAGCCTGCCAGACTTCTGGTCCTTCCTCCTTGATTGGTTAATCAATGTAGATACCCAGGTAAAGGTCATATTCTGGCTCTGCTTCTTTGTTGATGTAATCGTTGTACTTTTTTCTATCGGTTGTTAAAGGCTCCCTCTCTGATTTCAGTCGAGCCAGAAATAAATACTGTAATTGTTTCAACATTTTATCTCCTAGAAaagaaaatgttaaaaaaaacatagaaTTGATTTGTTACAGTATAGTCATAGTAGTCTGGTTGACGAGGCTATAttcacagttctctctctccactttaaCACTAACAGTCACGTATTCACATTTACCCACGTTTAAAATCATGAGGCTGCAATGAAAGCAAAATGGAGGATTCTGTTGCTATGTCCTACGTATATTCCTATATTTGTTTTGAAGCTGTATATTATCTCTTGCTATTCTTTGTCTTTGTATGAATAATGTATGGTTACACGCTCTCCTTACTCTCCCAAATAACTGCTCTATTTTGTAATAAAATACAAGCTGCCCATCATTACTCCACCCGTCTGGTATGTTTCAGAGTCATGTTGCTGTGTTTGCTTTCTGACCGACTGTATTCACCTGCTCTATTTTGAAGCAGATACTTTACGGGATCAAAGAATATGTTCTACAAAAGGTAAGCAAAGTCTCTAAGGCTGTGCTTTTACACAGGCAGTTCAAttcagatcccccccccccccccccccactaatttgtcttttgaccaatcggaTCAGATCTTTGCCAATAATTTGGTGAAGGATCAGAATAGGTCTGCCTGGTATAAACGCAGCCTATTCTCCCAGGTGCTTCGTCGTCAATGTTTCGACCCTGATGTCTTCATTTGATTGTATTGGTTCTTGAAGAGTAGCATCCCCTTGTCAGCCACTCAGACAGTTACATGTTCTGTACATGTCTCAGCTGACATACTAAAAGTGTTGGTGTTGACTTGGGCTGGACCAGAGGGAGGAGGACTGGCCCTGGGGGAGGaccagagggaggaggacaggcccTGGGGAGGCCCTGGGGGAGGAGGACAGGCCCTGGGGGAGGCCCTGGGGGAGGAGGACAGGCCCTGGGGGAGGAGGACAGGCCCTGGGGGAGGaccagagggaggaggacaggcccTGGGGGAGGaccagagggaggaggacaggcccTGGGGAAGGACCAGAGGGAGGAGGACCAGATGGAGGAGGACAGGCCCTGGGGGAGGaccagagggaggaggacaggcccTGGGGGAGGaccagagggaggaggacaggcccTGGGGGAGGACCAGAGGGTGGAGGACAGGCCCTGGGGGAGGaccagagggaggaggacaggcccTGGGGGAGGaccagagggaggaggacaggcccTGGGGGAGGACCAGAGGGAGGAGTACATGCCCTGGGGGAGGACCAGAGGGAGGAGGACCAGAGGGAGGACCAGAGGGACGAGGACAGGCCCTGGGGGAGGaccagagggaggaggacaggcccTGGGGGAGGaccagagggaggaggacaggggaaGGACCAGAAGGAGGAGGACAGGCCCTGGGGGAGGACCAGAAGGAGGAGGACAGTACTTTTGTCTATGTGTTCGGTCTGTCTGTGATCTGCACCATTTCAACAGATCAAATTCCTGGTTCATGTAAATGTAGTTGTCTAATAACGATGATTCTGGAGGATCAGTAATGGGGGAGGGGTTGAAGGAGCAGGCAGTCATGGAGACCAGGACTGGGAATCTCTTTGTCCTACCTCCTGTCGGCGGTGGCTGGAGGATCAGTAATGGGGGAGGGGTTGAAGGAGCAGGCAGTCATGGAGACCAGGACTGGGAATCTCAGCGGTGGCTGGATGGATGAACACAGATCTGATGTGACGGCTGTTTGTTAGTCTGCTGCTCTGAGGGCTGGGTGAACTCAGCTGGGGCCttggggaggatggaggagagtccTACTGTCAATATGGCTGTACTGAATCTGTACATGGAGGTCCTGAAAGACAACCAGTTTGTATCTGTACATGGAGGTCCTGGTAGACAACCAGTTTGTATCTGCACATGGAGGCTCTGATAGACAACCA
This genomic stretch from Oncorhynchus clarkii lewisi isolate Uvic-CL-2024 chromosome 13, UVic_Ocla_1.0, whole genome shotgun sequence harbors:
- the LOC139424096 gene encoding cdc42 effector protein 4-like; the protein is MPILKQLVSGSSQTKQRRSRMDLTREMISAPLGDFRHTMHVGRSGDAFGDTSFLSTHSGEAPHQAEPQAHPHSPRPGLLSRTFRSSKRSQSVTRVDQRDCSLAPPGGSPTFVKNAMSLPFLNDENGDHVDGGHRVPKSLSSSPLKQLNEQDGGGGTRPSNGAAAGARSLELDERSFGELTDLPSPSRGYYGGGMKHAVSVMSFHIDLGPSMLGDILGVMEKEDDDLGYEEGKSSEGRASPTLLLGREVGGEEEGEEEEPEAELLQLQEEAVPVPVSPTSSVEPEVGEDEGAPYTPEYTPEPRPKHLQHRLDTCSVSSSASGSAHVEQEKPDGQLHGGDTNSATFSAPPEEEELGKFSSFLEDEDDEIRV